In Deinococcus apachensis DSM 19763, one DNA window encodes the following:
- a CDS encoding magnesium transporter CorA family protein, whose translation MIRAKTLNGADLAWNGETGGVWVDAQGVTPEELARLRSAFPLNRLAVEDALEQGHWSRAEGYPEHAFITVRSFVRPEEPDEFTERVSIFAFPHAVLTLSSAGTRALASVWNLVGRESVNTPGEVVYELLDQTADTFFALADMLEGRVDALEEEVFRDHRHNPISQVFDLKHLLGQARRLSADAREATLLLVRYSDPGSPDLVRYRDVHDSFGRASSRLDGLRDYLTSLLDLHLSLQSQRMNEVMRTLTAVSVVFLPLTFLAGVWGMNFEHMPELPWRYGYAFAWATFLLIGGLLAYYFKRRGWW comes from the coding sequence ATGATCCGCGCCAAAACCCTGAACGGAGCCGACCTCGCCTGGAACGGGGAAACCGGAGGTGTCTGGGTGGACGCGCAGGGCGTGACGCCGGAGGAACTCGCCCGGTTGCGCTCGGCTTTTCCCCTCAACCGCCTCGCCGTCGAGGACGCCCTGGAACAGGGGCACTGGAGCCGCGCTGAGGGCTACCCCGAACACGCCTTTATCACCGTCCGCTCCTTCGTCCGGCCCGAGGAGCCCGACGAGTTCACCGAACGCGTCAGCATCTTTGCCTTTCCCCACGCGGTGCTGACCCTGAGCAGCGCGGGAACCCGGGCACTGGCGAGCGTCTGGAACCTGGTGGGCCGCGAGAGCGTGAACACCCCGGGCGAGGTCGTGTACGAACTCCTCGACCAGACCGCCGACACCTTTTTCGCCCTCGCCGACATGCTGGAGGGGCGGGTGGACGCCCTGGAGGAGGAGGTCTTCAGGGATCACCGCCACAACCCCATCTCGCAGGTGTTCGACCTCAAGCACCTGCTCGGCCAGGCCCGCCGCCTGAGCGCCGACGCCCGCGAGGCGACCCTCCTGCTCGTGCGGTACAGCGACCCCGGGAGCCCGGACCTCGTGCGTTACCGCGACGTCCACGACTCCTTCGGCCGGGCGAGCAGCCGCCTGGACGGCCTGCGCGACTACCTCACCAGCCTGCTCGACCTGCACCTGAGCCTCCAGAGCCAGCGCATGAACGAGGTGATGCGGACCCTGACCGCCGTCAGCGTGGTCTTCCTGCCGTTGACCTTCCTGGCAGGCGTGTGGGGCATGAATTTCGAGCACATGCCGGAGTTGCCCTGGCGCTACGGGTACGCCTTCGCCTGGGCGACTTTCCTGCTGATCGGTGGCCTGCTGGCGTACTACTTCAAGCGGCGCGGATGGTGGTGA